One Ostrinia nubilalis chromosome 4, ilOstNubi1.1, whole genome shotgun sequence DNA window includes the following coding sequences:
- the LOC135071460 gene encoding trans-1,2-dihydrobenzene-1,2-diol dehydrogenase-like, whose translation MIMMTLRWGIVSAGKITNDFANAFNTFPDVGDQVLAAIAARDRSRAKEFATLHKIPKVFDSYEDMAKSNDIDIAYIGALNPDHYNQLFLENGKHVLCEKPLCLNLKQVQSLVNIAKQKKRFLMEAVWSRFSPIYLALEKAVQTGELGEVKHVDVTFGTPIAMIEKNRKKELGGSSILTIGIYALQFAQFIFKDEPVKVTAVGNLNELGVDVTRPVHLREFTLKTKHARWPTYRILFDKALHTSEH comes from the exons ATGATTATG ATGACTCTACGTTGGGGCATCGTATCCGCTGGAAAAATCACCAATGACTTCGCGAATGCTTTCAACACGTTCCCAGATGTGGGAGACCAGGTCTTAGCCGCGATTGCCGCTCGAGACAGGAGTAGAGCTAAAGAGTTTGCCACACTGCACAAGATTCCTAAAGTATTTGACAGCTACGAGGATATGGCTAAGAGCAATGACATTG ATATCGCATACATCGGTGCATTGAACCCTGACCATTATAATCAGCTTTTCCTTGAGAATGGCAAGCACGTGCTATGTGAGAAGCCACTTTGCTTAAACTTGAAGCAAGTGCAGAGTTTGGTCAACATCGCCAAacaaaagaagcgctttttaaTGGAAGCAGTTTGGTCCCGATTCTCGCCGATTTACTTGGCGTTGGAGAAAGCGGTGCAAACTGGGGAATTGGGAGAGGTGAAACACGTGGACGTCACTTTTGGAACCCCAATTGCGATGATagaaaaaaatag AAAGAAGGAACTTGGTGGAAGTTCGATACTAACTATTGGAATATACGCGCTCCAATTCGCACAATTCATATTCAAAGATGAGCCTGTCAAAGTAACGGCTGTTGGGAACCTCAACGAGTTGGGTGTAGAtgttaccaggcctgttcatctccgcgagtttacattgaaaacaaaacacgcacgatggcccacctacaggatactattcgacaaggccttacatacgagcgaacattga